Proteins from a genomic interval of Candidatus Binatia bacterium:
- a CDS encoding ferric reductase-like transmembrane domain-containing protein: protein MISNLKPGHLILALAGFLPLALLLDKPENIPDALTFLGRAAGILGLSFFLLAGLISVRIPGFDVWFGGLTQLWKIHHVLGAASFVLVMAHPLLLAFAAARASVHAAGAVLFPEAAAWDVWAGWLAFAAMAVFLAPTFWFFGQPEYQRWKALHAFSGLALVLGVTHALPLSRGSWGQAVWLGYGGLALAAFVYRKLLAPRLARRPYTVADVRPVSRGVVELTLASEGELLRYRAGQFVYLTPLDPGLASGRGEEHPYTLSSAPGERALRIAIKDAGDATRALQTVAAGSRALVEGPYGDFFSARRTNPRELWIAGGIGLAPFLSRARALSAGEIVDVDLIYCVQDETRAHFLSELEEIASKISGFKIWNHFFYREGPLGSAFIAARCPDFSAREVYLCGPPPFTAAARRELRQGGVSASRIHSEDFTWR from the coding sequence ATGATTTCGAATTTGAAACCCGGCCATCTTATTTTGGCCCTCGCCGGTTTTTTGCCGCTCGCGCTTCTTTTGGACAAGCCGGAAAATATTCCCGACGCGCTCACGTTTCTCGGCCGCGCCGCCGGTATTCTCGGGCTGTCGTTTTTTCTTCTCGCCGGGCTCATCAGCGTGCGCATTCCCGGCTTCGACGTTTGGTTCGGCGGCCTCACGCAACTTTGGAAGATCCACCACGTTCTTGGCGCCGCTTCGTTCGTTCTCGTGATGGCGCACCCGTTGCTCCTGGCGTTCGCGGCGGCGCGCGCGTCCGTCCACGCCGCCGGCGCGGTTTTGTTTCCCGAAGCCGCCGCGTGGGACGTGTGGGCCGGCTGGCTCGCGTTCGCCGCCATGGCGGTTTTTTTGGCGCCGACGTTCTGGTTCTTCGGCCAGCCCGAGTATCAACGCTGGAAAGCTCTGCACGCGTTCTCCGGTCTCGCGCTCGTCCTGGGCGTAACGCATGCTCTGCCCTTGAGCCGGGGAAGTTGGGGTCAAGCGGTCTGGCTCGGCTACGGCGGTCTAGCGCTCGCCGCATTCGTCTATCGGAAACTTCTCGCGCCGCGTCTCGCCCGCCGTCCTTACACGGTCGCCGATGTCCGGCCGGTTTCGCGCGGCGTCGTCGAGCTGACGCTCGCATCCGAAGGCGAGTTGCTCCGCTATCGCGCCGGGCAGTTTGTTTATCTGACGCCGCTCGATCCCGGCCTCGCCTCCGGGCGCGGCGAGGAGCACCCGTATACCTTGTCCTCGGCGCCGGGCGAGCGCGCGCTCCGCATCGCGATCAAAGACGCGGGCGACGCTACGCGCGCGCTGCAAACCGTCGCCGCCGGCAGCCGGGCTCTCGTCGAGGGGCCGTACGGCGATTTTTTCTCCGCGAGACGAACGAACCCGCGCGAGTTATGGATCGCCGGCGGAATCGGCTTGGCGCCGTTTCTCAGCCGCGCCCGCGCTCTCAGCGCCGGCGAGATCGTCGATGTCGATCTGATTTATTGCGTCCAGGACGAGACGCGGGCGCACTTCTTGTCCGAGCTGGAGGAGATCGCGTCGAAAATTTCGGGCTTCAAAATCTGGAATCATTTTTTCTATCGCGAAGGGCCGCTCGGCTCGGCCTTCATCGCCGCCCGTTGCCCCGATTTCTCCGCGCGCGAGGTTTACCTCTGCGGCCCGCCGCCGTTCACCGCAGCGGCGCGCCGCGAGCTGCGTCAAGGCGGAGTTTCCGCATCGCGCATCCACTCGGAGGACTTCACGTGGCGGTGA